Proteins encoded by one window of Oceanispirochaeta sp.:
- a CDS encoding DeoR/GlpR family DNA-binding transcription regulator — protein sequence MNPFLSERENRILNMLIEDYNLSVTKISDMLGVSAVTVRSDLTSMEEKGFILRTRGGALPVFHPDILLSQRTRQEEKNRIAKAAAEMVDEGDAIMIDDGTTTSLVLKYLMGKRNIHVVTNSTLALTYARVNPTLHLTVVGGEFKPGSESLVGPVSLAHLERYHVKYAFVGTGGFSAETGMTTHIEESAEVIKSMARQSDKTILLADSSKYGQSGFVKILPLDNVDMIITDTEMNKEQVLAITEKGLQVRQV from the coding sequence ATGAATCCATTTCTTTCAGAGCGGGAAAACCGCATTCTTAACATGCTCATTGAAGACTATAATCTTTCTGTAACCAAAATCAGTGATATGTTGGGTGTTTCTGCTGTAACTGTGAGAAGCGATCTCACCAGCATGGAAGAAAAGGGTTTCATTCTGAGAACCAGAGGGGGAGCCCTTCCTGTGTTCCATCCGGACATTCTACTGAGTCAACGAACCAGACAGGAAGAGAAGAACCGGATTGCCAAGGCAGCAGCCGAAATGGTCGATGAGGGAGATGCCATCATGATTGATGATGGAACAACGACATCTCTGGTTCTGAAGTACCTGATGGGAAAAAGGAACATACATGTGGTTACCAATTCTACTCTGGCTCTGACCTACGCCCGGGTTAACCCGACCCTCCATCTCACTGTTGTGGGAGGAGAATTCAAACCGGGGTCAGAATCTCTTGTCGGTCCTGTGTCCCTGGCTCACCTGGAACGCTATCATGTAAAGTATGCCTTTGTGGGAACCGGTGGATTCTCGGCCGAAACGGGGATGACCACTCATATTGAGGAATCTGCGGAAGTGATTAAATCCATGGCAAGACAGTCTGATAAAACGATCCTTCTTGCAGACTCAAGCAAATACGGTCAGTCCGGGTTTGTGAAAATCCTTCCCCTGGATAATGTAGATATGATAATTACAGATACTGAAATGAACAAAGAACAGGTGCTGGCAATTACAGAAAAAGGGCTTCAAGTCAGGCAGGTATGA